The Spirochaeta isovalerica genome includes a window with the following:
- a CDS encoding glycoside hydrolase family 3 C-terminal domain-containing protein — MKFEQIIKEMTLEEKASLMSGKDFWQSRDIPKHGIPSMFLADGPHGLRKQAVAADHLGLNESIPATCFPTAATVANSWNEKLGEEVGKALGEEAAAQKVNVLLGPGINIKRNPLCGRNFEYFSEDPILAGKMAASYIRGIQSKGVSACVKHFCVNNQETNRMAVDAIVDERTLREIYLTAFEIAVKEGNVSTVMSAYNKLNGTYTNENVHILKDILRDEWGFQGCVVTDWGGGNDRVEGLKAGNELEMPTTGGETNREIVEAVKKGQLEESVLDKAVDRLLELAFRTDKYLSQTDQTINWDKHHALARKAAEESIVLLKNEEDILPLKETDTIALIGEFAERARFQGAGSSIVNPKKLDSFLFLCKKSSLSLNGFARGYERFGRRNRKLVREACALAGKSDKILLFLGLDEYTEVEGLDRKDMSIPSNQLNLLEALREVNPNIIVILSSGSVVEMTWVKDAKGVLHGYLSGQAGAGALINILTGEVNPSGKLAETYPLSYKDTPSAPFFPGKEATVEYREGLYVGYRYFSTLNKKVMFPFGFGLSYTDFSYTLLDIDENGVSFTLVNTGKKAGSEVAQLYISRISEEVFRPIIELKGFVKVFLEPGESKQVKIDFDDKSFRYFNEKSNQWEIEGGDYEIIIGASSSDIKLSGHLYLEGSNAETPYEKGSLPAYFSGRVENVEKEEFEMLLGRKVPSPQWDRNRELGYNDTIAQCRYSKGLFARFAFYLIVFAHKFLKGIGKRDTANLIMMSVYYMPFRGMSRMTGGIITMPMLDGILLMANGHFFKGLTKVLSENRKKNRS, encoded by the coding sequence ATGAAGTTTGAACAAATAATTAAAGAAATGACACTGGAGGAAAAAGCCTCTCTGATGTCCGGAAAAGACTTCTGGCAGTCCCGGGATATTCCGAAGCACGGGATTCCCTCCATGTTTCTTGCTGACGGACCGCACGGACTGAGGAAACAGGCCGTGGCGGCCGACCATCTCGGTTTGAACGAAAGCATTCCTGCGACTTGCTTTCCTACGGCCGCAACAGTGGCGAACAGCTGGAATGAAAAGCTGGGAGAGGAAGTGGGCAAAGCTCTGGGTGAGGAAGCTGCTGCCCAGAAAGTCAATGTGCTTTTGGGACCGGGTATCAATATTAAAAGAAATCCACTTTGCGGCCGGAATTTTGAATATTTCAGTGAAGATCCAATTCTGGCAGGAAAAATGGCTGCTTCGTATATAAGAGGGATTCAGTCCAAAGGCGTTTCGGCTTGCGTGAAGCATTTCTGTGTGAATAACCAGGAAACCAATCGAATGGCTGTCGATGCTATTGTCGATGAACGGACACTCCGGGAAATCTATCTGACGGCATTTGAAATTGCAGTCAAGGAAGGGAATGTCTCCACTGTCATGTCTGCGTATAATAAGCTGAACGGGACCTATACCAATGAAAATGTTCATATACTAAAGGATATTCTCAGAGATGAATGGGGATTTCAGGGTTGTGTCGTGACGGACTGGGGCGGCGGTAATGACAGAGTTGAGGGACTTAAAGCCGGCAATGAGCTGGAGATGCCTACAACTGGCGGAGAAACTAACCGCGAAATTGTTGAAGCTGTGAAAAAAGGTCAACTCGAGGAGTCTGTTCTGGATAAAGCAGTGGACCGGCTGCTGGAACTGGCATTTCGAACGGACAAATATCTTTCACAGACTGATCAAACGATAAATTGGGATAAACACCATGCTCTGGCACGTAAAGCGGCAGAAGAATCAATAGTCCTACTTAAAAACGAAGAGGACATTCTACCTTTAAAAGAAACTGACACTATAGCGCTAATCGGAGAATTTGCCGAAAGAGCCCGTTTTCAGGGAGCCGGTTCATCCATTGTGAACCCTAAAAAGCTCGATTCCTTTCTATTTCTCTGTAAAAAATCCTCATTATCTTTAAACGGTTTTGCCAGAGGATACGAGAGATTCGGCCGCAGAAACAGGAAACTGGTTCGTGAAGCCTGTGCTCTGGCCGGTAAAAGCGATAAAATTCTGCTTTTTCTGGGGCTCGATGAGTATACAGAAGTGGAAGGACTGGATAGAAAGGACATGTCAATTCCTTCCAATCAGCTGAATCTGCTCGAAGCACTGCGTGAAGTAAATCCAAACATCATTGTCATTTTGTCCAGCGGCTCCGTTGTGGAAATGACCTGGGTCAAAGACGCAAAGGGGGTTCTTCACGGATATCTGTCCGGTCAGGCAGGAGCGGGAGCCCTTATCAATATTTTAACCGGAGAAGTAAATCCTTCGGGTAAACTGGCGGAGACATATCCCTTGAGTTATAAGGACACACCTTCGGCACCTTTTTTTCCGGGGAAAGAGGCAACTGTGGAATATCGCGAAGGGCTTTATGTGGGGTATCGGTATTTCAGTACTCTTAATAAAAAAGTCATGTTTCCCTTCGGCTTTGGCCTGAGTTACACAGATTTCTCCTATACCTTACTGGATATTGATGAAAATGGTGTGTCCTTTACACTTGTAAACACAGGGAAAAAAGCCGGTTCGGAAGTGGCTCAGCTCTATATATCCCGAATTTCAGAAGAAGTCTTCAGGCCAATCATCGAGCTTAAAGGGTTTGTCAAAGTGTTTCTGGAGCCCGGAGAATCAAAACAGGTAAAGATTGATTTTGATGATAAGAGCTTCCGGTATTTTAATGAAAAATCAAATCAATGGGAAATCGAAGGCGGGGATTACGAAATAATAATCGGTGCGTCCAGTTCCGATATAAAGCTCTCGGGACATCTGTACCTGGAGGGAAGCAACGCCGAAACGCCATATGAGAAGGGATCTCTTCCCGCCTATTTCAGCGGAAGAGTGGAAAATGTTGAGAAGGAGGAATTCGAAATGCTTCTGGGACGCAAGGTCCCTTCGCCTCAATGGGATAGAAACAGAGAGCTGGGCTACAATGATACTATAGCCCAGTGCCGCTATTCAAAGGGCCTTTTTGCCCGGTTCGCCTTTTATCTGATTGTATTTGCTCACAAATTTCTCAAAGGAATAGGGAAAAGAGATACGGCTAATCTTATCATGATGTCCGTGTACTACATGCCCTTCCGCGGAATGTCCCGCATGACCGGCGGAATCATTACCATGCCAATGCTCGATGGGATCCTGCTTATGGCAAACGGACATTTTTTCAAAGGGCTGAC